In Streptomyces capitiformicae, one genomic interval encodes:
- a CDS encoding YeeE/YedE thiosulfate transporter family protein, with protein sequence MRSRGGVLLANLFTGLALGFIVTRIGFGDYAELNRMFTFQDLRMLLSFFGAVVIIAGVFALLRVRRGAGRLHAGVVPGAVLFGIGWAISGGCPAIPIIQVASGYLPALVTIAGIVVGVRLCRWASARFFRIDRGTCEG encoded by the coding sequence ATGCGTAGCCGGGGCGGAGTCCTGCTCGCCAACCTCTTCACCGGGCTCGCTCTCGGCTTCATCGTGACCCGTATCGGGTTCGGCGACTACGCCGAACTGAACCGCATGTTCACCTTCCAGGACCTGCGGATGCTCCTCTCCTTCTTCGGCGCCGTCGTGATCATCGCGGGTGTGTTCGCCCTGCTGCGGGTGCGCCGGGGCGCGGGGCGCCTCCACGCCGGCGTCGTCCCCGGCGCGGTCCTGTTCGGTATCGGCTGGGCCATCTCCGGGGGATGCCCGGCGATTCCGATCATCCAGGTCGCCAGTGGTTACCTGCCCGCCTTGGTCACCATCGCGGGCATCGTCGTCGGGGTCAGGCTGTGCCGCTGGGCCAGTGCCCGGTTCTTCCGTATCGACAGGGGCACCTGCGAAGGGTGA
- a CDS encoding beta-L-arabinofuranosidase domain-containing protein, with the protein MSSSVSRRRLLQIAGATAAASATGSFIGASPAHAAVVPPARADIGVLAHPFELGQVRLTASRWLDNQNRTQNYLRFIDVDRLLYNFRANHRLSTNGAVATGGWEAPNFAFRSHVQGHFLTAWAQLYAVTGDTTCRDKATYMVAELAKCQANNSAAGFNAGYLSGLPESDFTALEQGTPRGVPYYTIHKTLMGLLDVWRHIGSTQARDVLLALAGWVDLRTGRLTSQQMQATLRTEFGGMNAVLTDLYQQTGDARWLTVARRFDHAAVFDPLAANQDRLNGLHANTQVPKWIGAAREYKATGTTRYRDIATNAWNLTVNAHTYAIGGNSQAEHFRAPNAIAGYLNKDTCESCNTFNMLSLTRELFALDPNRAALFDYYERAWLNQMIGQQNPADNHGHVTYFTPLNPGARRGVGPGVGGGTWSTDYGTFWCCQGTGLEMNTRLMDSIYFRSDNTLIVNMFVPSVLNWSERGITVTQTTSYPVSDTTTLQVTGNVSGTWAMRIRIPSWTTGATISVNGVAQNITTTPGSYATLSRSWSSGDTVTVRLPMRVIMRTANDNPNLVAITYGPVVLSGNYGDTALSSLPTLNTSSITRTSSSSLAFTATANGSTVNLGPFHDAHGHNYTVYWNTSGTVRLANVASGLVLGIQSMSTANGGRALQWHDSGTADHDWQMIPDRDKVRFRNANSGKVLGILDMSTADDATVLQWTDNGTADHRWTLLDQGDGTYKIRNENSGKLLAIANNSTAVGAFAVQDSDDGTADNRWRILRN; encoded by the coding sequence CCACCGCCGCCGCCTCTGCCACCGGATCCTTCATTGGCGCATCTCCCGCCCACGCGGCGGTCGTCCCTCCCGCACGGGCCGACATCGGGGTCTTGGCGCACCCCTTCGAACTCGGCCAGGTCCGGCTCACCGCGAGCCGGTGGCTGGACAACCAGAACCGCACGCAGAACTACCTGCGGTTCATCGATGTCGACCGGCTGCTGTACAACTTCCGCGCCAACCACCGGCTGTCCACCAACGGCGCGGTTGCCACCGGCGGCTGGGAGGCACCGAACTTCGCCTTCCGCAGCCACGTCCAAGGGCACTTCCTCACGGCATGGGCACAGCTGTACGCCGTGACCGGGGACACCACCTGCCGGGACAAGGCCACCTACATGGTTGCGGAGTTGGCCAAGTGCCAGGCCAACAACAGCGCCGCCGGTTTCAACGCCGGGTACCTTTCCGGCCTCCCCGAGTCCGACTTCACCGCTCTCGAGCAGGGGACCCCGCGGGGCGTGCCGTACTACACCATCCACAAGACCCTCATGGGCCTGCTGGACGTATGGCGCCACATCGGCAGCACACAGGCCCGAGACGTGCTGCTCGCCCTGGCGGGATGGGTCGACCTGCGCACCGGCCGGCTGACCAGCCAGCAGATGCAGGCCACGTTGCGAACCGAGTTCGGCGGCATGAACGCCGTACTGACCGATCTCTACCAGCAGACAGGCGATGCGCGGTGGCTCACTGTCGCCCGGCGGTTCGACCACGCCGCGGTGTTCGACCCGCTGGCGGCCAACCAGGACCGGCTCAACGGACTGCACGCCAACACGCAGGTACCCAAGTGGATCGGGGCCGCGCGGGAGTACAAGGCGACCGGCACGACCCGCTACCGGGACATCGCCACCAACGCCTGGAACCTCACCGTCAACGCGCACACCTATGCCATCGGCGGCAACAGCCAGGCGGAGCACTTCCGCGCCCCGAACGCCATCGCCGGCTACCTGAACAAGGACACCTGCGAAAGCTGCAACACCTTCAACATGCTCAGCCTCACCCGCGAACTGTTCGCGCTGGACCCGAACCGGGCCGCGCTGTTCGACTACTACGAGCGGGCATGGCTGAACCAGATGATCGGCCAGCAGAACCCGGCCGACAACCACGGCCACGTCACCTACTTCACCCCGCTCAACCCGGGAGCCCGACGCGGTGTGGGCCCGGGGGTGGGCGGCGGCACCTGGAGCACCGACTACGGCACCTTCTGGTGCTGCCAGGGCACGGGCCTGGAGATGAACACCAGGCTGATGGACTCCATCTACTTCCGCAGTGACAACACCCTGATCGTGAACATGTTCGTGCCCTCGGTGCTCAACTGGTCCGAGCGCGGAATCACGGTCACCCAGACCACGTCCTACCCCGTCAGCGACACCACGACCCTGCAGGTCACCGGCAACGTCAGCGGAACCTGGGCGATGCGCATCCGCATCCCGAGCTGGACCACCGGGGCCACCATCAGCGTCAACGGCGTCGCGCAGAACATCACCACCACCCCCGGCAGCTACGCCACCCTGAGCCGCTCCTGGAGCTCCGGCGACACGGTCACCGTCCGCCTGCCCATGCGGGTCATCATGCGAACGGCCAACGACAACCCGAACCTCGTCGCGATCACCTACGGCCCGGTGGTCCTGTCCGGCAACTACGGCGACACCGCGCTCAGCTCCCTCCCGACACTGAACACGTCGTCGATCACACGGACCAGCAGCAGTTCGCTCGCCTTCACCGCCACCGCCAACGGCTCCACCGTCAACCTGGGCCCCTTCCACGACGCGCACGGCCACAACTACACCGTCTACTGGAACACCAGCGGCACCGTCCGTCTCGCCAACGTGGCCAGCGGTCTCGTGCTGGGCATCCAGAGCATGTCCACGGCCAACGGCGGCCGCGCTCTGCAGTGGCACGACTCGGGCACCGCCGACCACGACTGGCAAATGATCCCCGACAGAGACAAGGTCCGCTTCCGCAACGCCAACAGCGGCAAGGTGCTCGGCATCTTGGACATGTCCACGGCAGACGACGCGACCGTCCTGCAGTGGACGGACAACGGCACCGCCGACCACAGATGGACGCTGCTCGACCAGGGAGACGGGACCTACAAGATCCGCAACGAGAACAGCGGCAAGTTGCTCGCCATCGCGAACAACTCCACCGCCGTCGGTGCGTTCGCGGTCCAGGACTCGGACGATGGCACTGCCGACAACCGGTGGCGCATCTTGAGGAACTAG